A window of the Haloquadratum walsbyi C23 genome harbors these coding sequences:
- a CDS encoding carbohydrate ABC transporter permease: MYRFIEECKSRLGFDNVGEERRGREQQREPGQRSQSGQRGSGVTHFQRLLTRLQSFLRRDAVRSAPFWIIPFALVGLFVYGAIIWNILLSLTDFAGLGEPDYSALDLENYIIAFTGGTPSWSSLSIEPIWNATQNTIALMIGFAVVCLILGLVLAILVDQKIRFENTIRTIYLLPMSLSFVVTAKFWLYMYNPQTGLINITLQAFGIGPIRIVQNPQLKLAAVAFALVWQFSGYAMIVYLAALRGIPSSHFEAARVDGASTFQMYRRVIIPQLRTATVSALVVITVFALKAFDFLFSMYSGYQPGPSADILATRMVREAYANQNWAYGSTIAVVLFIMALFIVGPYLYSQYRRGDL; this comes from the coding sequence ATGTATCGATTCATCGAAGAGTGTAAATCCCGGCTTGGATTCGATAATGTTGGTGAAGAGCGACGTGGACGTGAGCAACAACGGGAGCCAGGACAGCGGTCACAATCCGGGCAGCGTGGCTCCGGTGTTACTCACTTTCAGCGACTACTCACCCGTCTTCAGTCATTTCTTCGACGTGATGCTGTTCGCTCAGCCCCATTTTGGATTATCCCGTTCGCCTTGGTTGGACTGTTTGTCTATGGTGCAATTATCTGGAATATACTGTTATCACTGACAGATTTTGCTGGGCTTGGTGAGCCGGACTACAGTGCATTAGATTTGGAGAATTATATTATTGCATTCACTGGTGGAACGCCATCGTGGTCCTCACTCAGTATTGAGCCTATCTGGAATGCAACACAGAATACAATAGCGCTCATGATTGGATTTGCTGTTGTTTGTCTCATTCTTGGACTGGTGCTTGCAATCTTAGTCGACCAGAAAATCCGGTTTGAAAATACCATTCGAACAATATATTTACTTCCAATGAGCCTCTCATTCGTTGTTACAGCAAAATTTTGGCTGTATATGTATAATCCGCAGACAGGGCTCATCAATATTACATTACAGGCATTTGGGATTGGTCCCATCAGAATCGTTCAGAACCCACAATTGAAACTTGCTGCAGTTGCATTTGCACTTGTTTGGCAGTTCAGCGGATATGCAATGATAGTGTATCTCGCTGCGCTCCGAGGCATTCCATCAAGCCACTTTGAGGCTGCCCGTGTTGATGGCGCAAGCACATTCCAGATGTATCGACGGGTTATCATCCCACAATTACGAACAGCAACAGTTAGTGCGCTTGTCGTCATCACCGTATTCGCGTTGAAAGCATTTGATTTCTTATTCTCAATGTATTCAGGATATCAGCCAGGACCATCCGCGGACATTTTGGCGACACGAATGGTGAGAGAAGCATATGCAAATCAAAATTGGGCGTATGGATCGACAATCGCTGTTGTGCTATTCATCATGGCGTTGTTTATTGTCGGACCATATCTGTACTCGCAATACCGTAGAGGGGACCTCTAA